Sequence from the Acidimicrobiia bacterium genome:
TGCCTTCCGAGATGTCGGATCCGGCCGGCTTACCGAGGAACGCATCGGTGGCGACGAGATCGAGGGCGTCGTCGGTGATCTGGAATACGATTCCCAGTTCCCAGGCCCAGCGGCTGACTCGTTCGACATCTTCCTCGGACGCATCGGCAGCCATGGCTCCCAGCCTGGCAGCCGTCTGGATCAGGCTGGCCGTCTTGCCTTCGATCACCTTGAAGTACTCGTCGGTGCCGTGGTGAATGTCCCAGTCGAGTTGCAGCTCCCGAGTCTGACCTTCAACGAGCTCGGCGTAGGTCCTGGCCAGAATCTCGACGGATCGCTGACCGAGCGTCTTCGCCGCCACTTCCGACGCGCGCGCCATCAGGAAGTCGCCGGCCAGAATGGCCACCGTATTGCCCCAGTTCGTGTTGGCCGAGTCCGTTCCGCGCCTGGTCGTCGCCTCGTCGATCACATCGTCGTGATAGAGGCTTCCGACATGGATCAACTCGACGGCGACGGCCGCGTCGATGGACCTTCGGTCGTCGGCCGGCCCGAACTCGGCAGCGAGCTGGGCCAGGAGAGGCCTGAAGCGTTTCCCGCCTGCGACCAGAAGGTGCTGAGCCGCCTTTGTGAGAAACTCGTCCTCGGACTGCGATACATCCAGCAGACGCGCTTCGACATCGTCGAGCCGTTGCCAGATCTGCGGCAGTGGGACCAGATCTTCGAGGGTTGGAGCGTCCAAAATGCGACCTTGTGAGGAGATGCGGCCGCATGGTAGTGCGCTGCAGAAGAACAAGGTTTCCAGGCCCGAATCCGCAAGTCGTGGCGGTTCCCGCCGACCGGTGTATTGCACCCATCTGGATTGCCGGGGGGTAGCGTTATACTCACCCTCGCGGCCGACAGACGGCCGTTGAGGATTTGGCAGGAGGCCATTAGACCTTGTTCGAACGCTTCACAGACCGGGCTCGAAGAGTCGTTGTACTTGCTCAGGAGGAGGCGCGCCTTCTCAATCACAACTACATCGGCACCGAGCACATCCTCCTCGGGCTCATTCATGAGGGTGAGGGCGTCGCTGCGCGCGGCTTGGAGAGTCTCGGCATCAACCTCGACTCGGTCCGGCAGCAGGTCGTCGAGATAATAGGTCAGGGCCAGCAGGCACCGAGTGGACACATACCGTTCACCCCTCGTGCCAAGAAGGTTCTGGAGTTGAGCCTGCGCGAAGCTCTTCAGCTGGGCCACAACTACATCGGGACGGAGCACATCCTCCTCGGTCTGATCCGCGAAGGCGAAGGCGTTGCCGCCCAGGTGCTCCAGAAGCTCGGCGCCGACCTTCCCAAGGTCCGCCAGACCGTCATTCAGCTGTTGTCCGGGGTCCAGGGCGACGATCAGCCCTCGGCCTCTTCATCTGCGAAGGGTCGCTCCGAGCAGCCGTCGGGAGGGTCAACCATCCTCGACCAGTTCGGGCGCAACCTCACACAATCCGCCCGTGAGCAGAAGCTCGATCCGGTCATCGGTCGTCAGACTGAGATCGACCGGGTCATGCAGATACTCTCGCGGCGCACCAAGAACAACCCCGTCCTGATAGGTGAACCCGGCGTCGGCAAGACGGCGATTGTGGAGGGACTCGCGCAGCGCATCATTGCGAGCGACGTTCCCGATACGCTGACGAACAAGCAGCTCTACACGCTCGACCTGGGTTCGCTCGTGGCCGGCTCCCGCTACCGGGGTGACTTCGAGGAGCGGCTGAAGAAGGTTCTGAAGGAGATTCGCACGCGGGGCGACATCATTCTGTTCATCGACGAGATCCACACTCTCGTCGGCGCCGGAGCTGCAGAGGGCGCCATCGACGCAGCCAGCATCCTCAAGCCGATGCTGGCTCGGGGAGAGCTGCAGACCGTCGGTGCCACCACGCTCGAAGAGTATCGGAAATACCTCGAGAAGGACTCGGCCCTCGAACGTCGTTTCCAGCCCATCCAGGTTGAGGAGCCGACCGTCGCCGAGAGCATTCAGATTCTGCAGGGTCTCCGCGATCGATACGAAGCTCACCACAAAGTCCGCTTCACCGACCAGGCGCTCGTCAACGCCGCCAACCTCGCCGATCGATATATCTCGGACCGTTTCCTGCCCGACAAGGCCATCGATCTGATCGATGAGGCCGGCAGCCGCATGCGGATCCGGCGGAAGGGCGGCATGCCGGAGCTGGAGGAACTGGACGACCGAATCTTCGAGGTCAGGGCTTCCAAACTGGAGGCCGTGCAATCCCAGCAGTACGAACGGGCCGCGCAGCTGCGCGATCAGGAACGAAGCCTCACTTCCGACCGTATGGCGAGAGAGCGTGAGGCGGCCGAGTCGGGGATTCAGTCCACCTGGGTCATCGATGAAGAGGAAATCGCCGAGGTCCTGGCACAGTGGACCGGCATCCCGGTTCATCGCCTGACCGAGGAGGAAACCGCCAGGCTCGTTCGGATGGAGGACGAACTCCACAAGCGGATCATCGGGCAACACGACGCGATCGCGGCGGTCAGCCGTGCGATCCGCCGGACCCGGGCCGGGCTCAAGGATCCCAAGCGCCCTGCCGGTTCTTTCATCTTCCTCGGGCCATCCGGTGTCGGCAAGACCGAGACGGCCAAGGCGCTGGCCGAGTTCCTGTTCGGTGACGAGGCCGCCCTCATTCAGCTCGACATGTCCGAGTACATGGAAAAGCACACGGTCAGCCGTCTGGTCGGTTCTCCGCCCGGATATGTCGGCTACGACGAAGGCGGCCAGCTCACGGAAGCTGTGCGTCGCAAGCCCTTCTCCGTCGTGTTGTTCGACGAGATCGAGAAGGCACATCCCGACGTATTCAATACGCTCCTGCAGATCCTCGAAGACGGCCGACTCACCGACGCGCAGGGCCGGACGGTCGACTTCAAGAACACGGTCATCATCATGACTTCCAACCTCGGAACCTCCGAACTGCGCAAGAAGGCAGTCGGTTTCCACAAGGGCGACGAGGAAGTCACCTACGAGTACATGAAAGAGCGCGTAACGGAGGCGTTGAAGAAGAACTTCCGTCCCGAGTTCTTGAACCGTATCGATGAGGTCATCGTT
This genomic interval carries:
- a CDS encoding polyprenyl synthetase family protein produces the protein MDAPTLEDLVPLPQIWQRLDDVEARLLDVSQSEDEFLTKAAQHLLVAGGKRFRPLLAQLAAEFGPADDRRSIDAAVAVELIHVGSLYHDDVIDEATTRRGTDSANTNWGNTVAILAGDFLMARASEVAAKTLGQRSVEILARTYAELVEGQTRELQLDWDIHHGTDEYFKVIEGKTASLIQTAARLGAMAADASEEDVERVSRWAWELGIVFQITDDALDLVATDAFLGKPAGSDISEGKFTLPVLEALRGPEGTRIGELLTAPRPYPADTVTEVIGLVRAGGYVEEALNEAARRIAVAENSVSELPDSPARAVLKSLGTYLIDRVEVARAMSG
- a CDS encoding ATP-dependent Clp protease ATP-binding subunit → MFERFTDRARRVVVLAQEEARLLNHNYIGTEHILLGLIHEGEGVAARGLESLGINLDSVRQQVVEIIGQGQQAPSGHIPFTPRAKKVLELSLREALQLGHNYIGTEHILLGLIREGEGVAAQVLQKLGADLPKVRQTVIQLLSGVQGDDQPSASSSAKGRSEQPSGGSTILDQFGRNLTQSAREQKLDPVIGRQTEIDRVMQILSRRTKNNPVLIGEPGVGKTAIVEGLAQRIIASDVPDTLTNKQLYTLDLGSLVAGSRYRGDFEERLKKVLKEIRTRGDIILFIDEIHTLVGAGAAEGAIDAASILKPMLARGELQTVGATTLEEYRKYLEKDSALERRFQPIQVEEPTVAESIQILQGLRDRYEAHHKVRFTDQALVNAANLADRYISDRFLPDKAIDLIDEAGSRMRIRRKGGMPELEELDDRIFEVRASKLEAVQSQQYERAAQLRDQERSLTSDRMAREREAAESGIQSTWVIDEEEIAEVLAQWTGIPVHRLTEEETARLVRMEDELHKRIIGQHDAIAAVSRAIRRTRAGLKDPKRPAGSFIFLGPSGVGKTETAKALAEFLFGDEAALIQLDMSEYMEKHTVSRLVGSPPGYVGYDEGGQLTEAVRRKPFSVVLFDEIEKAHPDVFNTLLQILEDGRLTDAQGRTVDFKNTVIIMTSNLGTSELRKKAVGFHKGDEEVTYEYMKERVTEALKKNFRPEFLNRIDEVIVFHELRKDEVKEIVDLMLARVYEQLQSQGLQLALSDAAKGYLADKGYDPELGARPLRRAIQRRLEDALSEKVLLGEFRAGTTIVVDVDPETNELAFEDVEAPDQPPVEMVDSQDS